The region TTTGCAGCCGGCGATGGTACTCCAAAGTTCAATCCTTTTTTCATACCAAAAATGATTGCTGATATAGCTGGTGGTTTAATTTCAATGAAACATGGATTTAGAGGTCCAAATTTCACAACAGTTTCCGCTTGTGCCTCATCAACAAACGCTATTATTGACGCTTTCAATTACATTCGCCTTGGCCATGCTGACGCAATAATAACTGGTGGCTCTGAAGCTGCGGTAACAATTGCCGGAATGGGAGGTTTTAACGCCATGCATGCCTTATCAACCAGAAATGACGACCCAAAAACAGCTTCCAGACCAATGGACAAAGACAGAGACGGATTTGTACTAGGAGAAGGTGCCGGAGCATTAGTTCTTGAAGAATACGAACACGCCGTAGCTCGTGGCGCAAAAATATATTGTGAAATTGGAGGAGGCGGAATGTCGGCTGATGCCCATCATATTACAGCACCACATCCTGAAGGATTAGGAGCTAAAAATGTAATGCTAAACTGTTTAAGAGATGCTGGTTTAAAACCAACGGATGTAGACGGAGTAAACATGCACGGAACCTCAACTCCACTTGGCGATATTGGAGAATCTAAAGCAATTCTACATGTTTTTGGCGAACATGCTTATACCATGAATTTGAATTCAACTAAATCAATGACAGGCCATTTACTTGGTGCTACCGGAGCAATTGAAGCAATATCTTGTATTCTTTCATTAGAACACGGAATAGTTCCTCCTACGATCAATCATTTTACTGATGATGAAAACATTGATCCTAAACTAAACTTCACTTTCAATGTTGCTCAAAAAAGAGATATGAAAGTTGTCATGAGCAACACCTTCGGTTTTGGAGGTCACAATGCTTGTGTATTGGTAAAAAAATTAGACTTGTAATTCCATATGGGTATACTAAGCAAAATATTTTCAAAATCCCGTTCTCAAGAAGACGGGATTTTTTTTGATTCTATCCAAAAAATATTGGGGTTTCCACCAAAAAACATCGATCATTATCGAAAAGCTTTTACACACCGCTCTTCTAACAAACTCAATGAGGAAGGAAACCCAATCAATTACGAACGCTTAGAGTTTTTAGGCGATGCTATGCTAAGCGCTGTAATTGCTGCCCACCTATTCAACAAAGCTCCTCTTGGCGATGAAGGCTACCTTACTAAAATGCGTTCAAAAATTGTAAGTAGAGAACACCTCAATGAACTGGGAAAAGACCTAAATTTAATCCGATTTATCGAAAGCAAAGTTCCTGTGCAGCATTTTGGCGAAAACATTCATGGTAATATTTTTGAATCACTTATAGGAGCCATTTACCTAGACAAAGGCTATGACTTTTGCGAGAAATTCATTCAAAAAAGAGTAGTCATCCCTTATGTAGACATCTCCAGATTAGAAGGAAAAGTGATCAGCTACAAAAGCTTGGTAATTGAATGGTGTCAAAAGGAGAAAAAAATATTTCACTACGATATTTTCGAGGATAATGCCATAGATGGACAACGCTTATTTGGTGTTAAACTCAGCATTGACGACAAAGTAATTGCAAAAGCCAGAGCAACATCAAAAAAGAAAGCAGAAGAAAAAGCATCCCAACGCGCCTATTTTGCATTTCAACAAAAAATGGACAAGAAATAACACTAATTTGTTCAAAACTACAACGTTTTCGTTCATAAATTAACTAAATCATTACATTTTACCAGCCTAACACTCCGTTAGAAACACTATATTTACACCTTATTTTTGATTGAATATGGCTATTCATAAACTGGATCTTGGCGAATTTGACGAAATAGATTACCATCTCATTGCAATTCATACTTCATTAGAAGATTATCGATTGGCCTATTTCATCAATCAAAATCTTCCGATAAATTTGAGTAAGAGCAAAGATGAGATTCAAATCAATATAAAAGAAGGGGAGACTAATTTTTCTCGCTTTTATTATTACGACTCTGAAAATGCAATTTCTTGGAATTTAATTCAAAATAAAAATGAGGTTTCTCAACAAAAAAAAGATGCTGACCAAAATCTATTCTCAGATTTAACGCAGGGAATTGCTACAAAAGTTTACTTACTCCCTGAATTTAAAAAAGCAGATTTCTTTTTGAAAATTGAAAATACCGACAACACGATAGAAGTATCAAAAGTAAAAATAATCTTAAATACCATTGATAGCATATCTACAGTTTATACCGTAGATACCAATCAGATAAGATCAAAAAACAATTTAATTTTTTAAAATAAAATGATTACAAACAAAAAAACCAAAATTGTAGCCACACTGGGACCTGCATGTAGCACAAGAGAGACGATAAAAGACATGATTGATGCAGGTGTAAATGTGTTTAGAGTTAATTTTTCTCACGCAGACTATTCTGATGTCAAAGAAAAAATTAACATCATTAGAGGACTAAATGATGAATACGGATATACTACGGCAATACTTGGTGACTTACAAGGACCTAAACTTCGTGTAGGAGTTATGAACGAAGGAGTTGTAGTGAATGATGGAGATATAATTACATTTACGACTGCCGAAGACATTATTGGAACTGCTGAAAAAGTTTTCATGAAATATAAAAACTTCCCTAATGATGTTAATCCAGGAGAAAGAATTTTATTAGACGACGGGAAACTTATTTTTGAAATTGTTGAAACCGACAAAAAAACAGAAGTAATTGCCAAAGTTATTCAAGGAGGAGAATTAAAATCTAAAAAAGGGGTAAACCTTCCAAACACCAAAATATCACTTCCTGCAATGACCGAAAAGGATATTGCGGATGCCATATTTGCCATAGAACAAAAGGTAGACTGGATTGCACTTTCTTTTGTAAAAACGCCACAAGATTTAAAAGAC is a window of Flavobacterium acetivorans DNA encoding:
- the fabF gene encoding beta-ketoacyl-ACP synthase II, with protein sequence MVLKRVVVTGLGALTPIGNNIQEYWNALINGVSGAAPITYFDASKFRTKFACEVKNFNVEDFIDRKEARKMDRYAQYAMVASDEAVNDANFDFDKLDKDRVGVIWGSGIGGLETFQIEVLNFAAGDGTPKFNPFFIPKMIADIAGGLISMKHGFRGPNFTTVSACASSTNAIIDAFNYIRLGHADAIITGGSEAAVTIAGMGGFNAMHALSTRNDDPKTASRPMDKDRDGFVLGEGAGALVLEEYEHAVARGAKIYCEIGGGGMSADAHHITAPHPEGLGAKNVMLNCLRDAGLKPTDVDGVNMHGTSTPLGDIGESKAILHVFGEHAYTMNLNSTKSMTGHLLGATGAIEAISCILSLEHGIVPPTINHFTDDENIDPKLNFTFNVAQKRDMKVVMSNTFGFGGHNACVLVKKLDL
- the rnc gene encoding ribonuclease III: MGILSKIFSKSRSQEDGIFFDSIQKILGFPPKNIDHYRKAFTHRSSNKLNEEGNPINYERLEFLGDAMLSAVIAAHLFNKAPLGDEGYLTKMRSKIVSREHLNELGKDLNLIRFIESKVPVQHFGENIHGNIFESLIGAIYLDKGYDFCEKFIQKRVVIPYVDISRLEGKVISYKSLVIEWCQKEKKIFHYDIFEDNAIDGQRLFGVKLSIDDKVIAKARATSKKKAEEKASQRAYFAFQQKMDKK
- a CDS encoding IPExxxVDY family protein, which produces MAIHKLDLGEFDEIDYHLIAIHTSLEDYRLAYFINQNLPINLSKSKDEIQINIKEGETNFSRFYYYDSENAISWNLIQNKNEVSQQKKDADQNLFSDLTQGIATKVYLLPEFKKADFFLKIENTDNTIEVSKVKIILNTIDSISTVYTVDTNQIRSKNNLIF